In one window of Nesterenkonia sandarakina DNA:
- a CDS encoding PhoH family protein: MTETSQNPSTSTISGAARGATAAALGNIERQVYFADADTMFRSLGAGDLALRILQGIYPASSIGLRDQLITVGGPTEEVTGIVEILTQLKTLAASGTTVTEEIIEQVATMVRADAAQDSARIVTTNILSHRGRTIRPKTKNQQSYVDTIDESTVVFGIGPAGTGKTYLAMAKAVQALQAREVNRIILTRPAVEAGEKLGFLPGSLNDKIDPYLRPLYDALHDMIDPDSIPRLMESGIIEVAPLAYMRGRTLNDSFIILDEAQNTTAEQMKMFLTRLGFNSKIVVTGDITQVDLPRGTDSGLRTVIEILDGVEGIEIARFGSEDVVRHALVGRIVDAYERHQDRAPAQGTRRGGRR; the protein is encoded by the coding sequence ATGACTGAGACTTCGCAGAACCCGAGCACATCCACCATCTCCGGAGCGGCCCGCGGCGCCACCGCCGCCGCCCTGGGCAACATCGAGCGTCAGGTCTACTTCGCCGATGCCGACACCATGTTCCGCAGCCTCGGCGCCGGGGATCTCGCGCTGCGGATCCTGCAGGGGATCTACCCGGCCTCCTCGATCGGGCTGCGGGATCAGCTGATCACGGTGGGCGGTCCCACCGAGGAGGTCACCGGGATCGTGGAGATCCTGACCCAGCTCAAGACCCTTGCCGCCTCGGGCACCACGGTCACCGAGGAGATCATCGAGCAGGTCGCCACCATGGTGCGCGCCGACGCCGCACAGGACTCGGCCCGGATCGTGACCACGAACATCCTCTCGCACCGGGGCCGCACCATCCGGCCCAAGACCAAGAACCAGCAGAGCTACGTGGACACCATCGACGAGTCCACCGTGGTCTTCGGCATCGGACCCGCCGGCACCGGCAAGACCTACCTGGCCATGGCCAAGGCGGTCCAGGCGCTGCAGGCCCGGGAGGTCAACCGGATCATCCTGACCCGCCCCGCGGTGGAGGCCGGAGAGAAGCTCGGCTTCCTGCCGGGCAGCCTCAACGACAAGATCGACCCCTACCTGCGCCCGCTCTACGACGCGCTGCACGACATGATCGACCCGGACTCCATCCCGCGGCTCATGGAGTCCGGGATCATCGAGGTGGCTCCGCTGGCGTATATGCGCGGGCGCACGCTGAATGATTCGTTCATCATCCTGGATGAGGCGCAGAACACCACCGCCGAGCAGATGAAGATGTTCCTCACCCGGCTCGGATTCAACTCCAAGATCGTGGTCACCGGGGACATCACCCAGGTCGACCTGCCGCGCGGCACCGATTCCGGGCTGCGCACCGTGATCGAGATCCTCGACGGCGTCGAGGGCATCGAGATCGCCCGCTTCGGCTCCGAGGACGTGGTCCGCCACGCCTTGGTCGGCCGGATCGTGGACGCCTATGAGCGCCACCAGGACCGGGCCCCCGCCCAGGGAACCCGACGCGGAGGTCGACGATGA
- the dnaJ gene encoding molecular chaperone DnaJ, with product MTTDYYEALGVSRSASTEEIKKAYRKQARKLHPDVNPSEDAAEQFKVLGHAYEVLSDPQKRQNYDATGDANGRAGFPGGGAGGGFGGFGDIFETFFGGGGGGPASRTRRGQDSLIRVRIDLRDAVFGTTKEVELETAVTCTVCDGSCTRKGTSPTTCPDCHGQGQVQRPMRSILGTVIQTQTCARCAGFGNIIEDPCQECDGQGRVRERKSLKVKVPAGVDRGNRIHLAGEGEAGLAGGPSGDLFIEVEVKPHEVFTRRGNDLHATVSIPMTAAALGTMVALDTFDGAEELTVKPGTQSGEVLTLKERGVTHLRGGGRGALKVHLKVETPTKISDREAALLRELAVERGEERGESTTEHRGVFAKLRERWDAL from the coding sequence ATGACGACTGACTACTACGAGGCGCTCGGCGTCAGCCGCTCGGCGTCCACCGAAGAGATCAAGAAGGCCTACCGCAAACAGGCCCGCAAGCTTCACCCCGACGTGAATCCCTCCGAGGACGCCGCCGAGCAGTTCAAGGTGCTCGGCCACGCCTACGAGGTGCTCTCGGACCCGCAGAAGCGGCAGAACTACGACGCCACCGGTGACGCGAACGGCCGCGCCGGATTCCCCGGCGGGGGAGCAGGCGGCGGCTTCGGCGGCTTCGGGGACATCTTCGAGACCTTCTTCGGCGGCGGAGGCGGCGGCCCCGCCTCACGCACCCGCCGCGGTCAGGACTCACTGATCCGGGTCCGGATCGACCTGCGCGACGCCGTGTTCGGCACCACCAAGGAGGTGGAGCTGGAGACCGCGGTGACCTGCACCGTCTGTGACGGTTCCTGCACCCGCAAAGGCACCTCGCCGACCACCTGCCCGGACTGCCACGGTCAGGGCCAGGTCCAGCGTCCGATGCGGTCCATCCTGGGCACCGTGATCCAGACCCAGACCTGTGCACGCTGCGCCGGCTTCGGCAACATCATCGAAGACCCCTGCCAGGAGTGCGACGGCCAGGGCCGGGTGCGCGAACGGAAGTCCCTGAAGGTCAAGGTCCCGGCAGGCGTGGACCGCGGCAACCGGATCCACCTGGCCGGCGAGGGCGAGGCCGGGCTGGCCGGCGGGCCCTCCGGGGACCTGTTCATCGAGGTCGAGGTCAAGCCGCACGAGGTCTTCACCCGCCGCGGCAATGACCTGCACGCCACCGTCTCGATCCCGATGACCGCCGCCGCCCTGGGCACCATGGTCGCCCTGGACACCTTCGACGGCGCCGAGGAGCTCACCGTGAAGCCGGGCACCCAGTCCGGTGAGGTGCTCACGCTGAAGGAGCGCGGAGTCACCCATCTGCGCGGCGGCGGACGCGGCGCGCTGAAGGTGCACCTGAAGGTGGAGACCCCCACCAAGATCTCCGATCGCGAGGCTGCGCTGCTGCGCGAGCTCGCCGTGGAACGCGGCGAGGAGCGCGGGGAGTCCACCACCGAGCACCGCGGCGTCTTCGCGAAGCTGCGCGAACGCTGGGACGCGCTCTAG
- the ybeY gene encoding rRNA maturation RNase YbeY yields the protein MTEVQVTVEDSSGSGLISGEHLAELLDLTGFLYARLHLGPAVALSITLVDEATIEGLHLDWMDLPGATDVMSFPMDELIAGTAEDPVTEGVLGDIVICPAVAATQAQANGHPLSAELALLATHGVLHLLGHDHAEPADREEMFTLQRALLEEFLGHAAPTPTV from the coding sequence ATGACCGAGGTCCAGGTCACCGTGGAGGACAGCTCCGGGTCCGGTCTGATCTCCGGAGAGCACCTGGCCGAGCTGTTGGACCTCACCGGGTTCCTCTACGCCAGGCTGCACCTGGGACCAGCGGTGGCGCTGTCCATCACACTGGTGGACGAGGCCACGATCGAGGGGCTGCACCTGGACTGGATGGACCTGCCCGGCGCCACCGATGTGATGAGCTTCCCGATGGACGAGCTGATCGCCGGCACCGCTGAGGACCCGGTCACCGAGGGCGTGCTGGGCGACATCGTGATCTGCCCCGCGGTCGCGGCGACGCAGGCGCAGGCCAACGGGCACCCGCTGAGCGCCGAGCTGGCGCTGCTGGCGACCCACGGGGTGCTGCACCTGCTCGGACACGACCACGCCGAGCCGGCCGACCGCGAAGAGATGTTCACCCTGCAGCGGGCGCTCCTGGAGGAGTTCCTCGGTCACGCCGCCCCCACGCCGACGGTCTGA
- the hrcA gene encoding heat-inducible transcriptional repressor HrcA, whose amino-acid sequence MSDTRRLQVLRAIVEDYVHTREPVGSRALVERHDLEVSPATIRNDMAHLEEEGLIAAPHTSAGRIPTDLGYRRFVDKITEVRPLSAAERRAMDTLLETADDHDAMLEHTVRLLAMLTNQVAVLQHPQRSTAKIRHVDVVSMSSHKVLTIVILSSGKVEQRMVTLAEAIGDDSLHRIAQVLSTELHQRTISALPLPNDTLISRVEPVLRPSMAIIAQAVETILESSRVDRIIMAGTANLARSGRDLGPSIGPILEALEEQVVLLRLLTEMEQDRRGLSIRIGHETSHDSLMETAVVAAQYGSQVGAEGAKLGVVGPTRMDYGSTMSAVRAMARYLSRILSEG is encoded by the coding sequence ATGTCAGACACCCGTCGACTGCAGGTCCTGCGTGCCATCGTGGAGGACTATGTCCACACCCGGGAGCCGGTCGGATCCCGGGCCCTGGTGGAGCGCCATGACCTCGAAGTCTCACCCGCCACGATCCGCAATGACATGGCCCACCTCGAGGAGGAGGGGCTGATCGCGGCTCCGCACACCTCAGCGGGCCGGATCCCCACCGACCTGGGGTATCGGCGGTTCGTGGACAAGATCACCGAGGTCCGACCGCTCTCAGCCGCCGAGCGCCGCGCCATGGACACCCTGCTGGAGACCGCCGACGACCACGACGCGATGCTCGAGCACACGGTGCGGCTTCTGGCGATGCTCACCAACCAGGTCGCCGTCCTGCAGCACCCGCAGCGTTCCACGGCGAAGATCCGGCACGTCGACGTCGTCTCGATGTCCTCGCACAAGGTGCTGACCATCGTGATCCTCTCCTCCGGGAAGGTCGAGCAGCGCATGGTCACCCTGGCCGAGGCGATCGGTGATGATTCGCTGCACCGGATCGCTCAGGTCCTCTCCACGGAGCTGCACCAGCGCACCATCTCGGCCCTGCCGCTGCCCAATGACACCTTGATCAGCCGGGTGGAGCCGGTGCTTCGCCCGTCGATGGCGATCATCGCCCAGGCCGTGGAGACGATCCTGGAGTCCTCCCGGGTGGATCGCATCATCATGGCCGGGACTGCTAACCTCGCCAGGTCGGGCCGCGACCTGGGTCCCTCCATCGGACCCATCCTCGAGGCGCTTGAGGAACAAGTCGTGCTGCTTCGGCTGTTGACAGAGATGGAGCAGGATCGGCGTGGCCTCTCCATCCGCATCGGTCACGAGACCAGCCATGATTCGCTGATGGAGACCGCCGTCGTCGCAGCCCAGTACGGCTCCCAGGTGGGAGCCGAGGGCGCCAAGCTCGGCGTCGTCGGTCCGACTCGCATGGATTACGGCTCCACCATGTCCGCGGTGCGCGCAATGGCGCGTTACCTCTCCCGAATTCTTTCCGAAGGGTGA
- a CDS encoding 16S rRNA (uracil(1498)-N(3))-methyltransferase yields the protein MTAPLFHLAPGALDAAGVGELITLTGREGHHAATVMRLQPGESVLLSDTVGRRAEGLVRAAGDGQLQVEILSVTQEPVLLPRLVLVQALAKDRRDLQGVESATELGVDAVIPWQAERSVARWKAGREAKKHAEWVATVTTAAKQTRRTTIPEVRPLQSTAAYLRAVESAGAGVGVVVLHETQETSLAEAIAALQAGMGQESSGQQLQELHLVVGPEGGITDREIELLTAAGARIARLGPTVLRSSTAGPAALAATQLLLGRWDWDTGAGPLEQSA from the coding sequence ATGACGGCACCGCTGTTCCACCTCGCCCCGGGGGCGCTCGACGCCGCCGGGGTGGGCGAGCTGATCACGCTCACCGGGCGCGAGGGTCACCACGCCGCCACCGTGATGCGGCTTCAGCCCGGGGAGTCGGTGCTGCTCTCCGACACCGTGGGACGCCGAGCCGAGGGTCTGGTGCGCGCAGCCGGGGACGGGCAGCTCCAGGTAGAGATCCTCTCGGTCACCCAGGAGCCGGTGCTGCTGCCCCGGCTGGTGCTGGTCCAGGCGCTGGCCAAGGATCGCCGTGACCTCCAAGGCGTGGAGTCCGCCACCGAGCTCGGCGTGGATGCGGTCATCCCGTGGCAGGCGGAACGCTCCGTCGCGCGCTGGAAGGCCGGGCGCGAGGCCAAGAAGCACGCGGAATGGGTCGCCACGGTCACCACAGCGGCGAAACAGACCCGCCGCACCACCATCCCCGAGGTCCGTCCGCTGCAGAGCACCGCGGCCTACCTGCGCGCGGTCGAGTCCGCAGGCGCCGGAGTCGGCGTCGTCGTCCTGCACGAAACCCAGGAGACCTCGCTGGCGGAGGCGATCGCCGCGCTGCAGGCCGGTATGGGACAGGAGAGCTCCGGGCAGCAGCTGCAGGAGCTGCATCTGGTGGTCGGGCCGGAGGGCGGGATCACTGACCGCGAGATCGAGCTGCTCACGGCGGCCGGGGCGCGGATCGCTCGGCTCGGACCTACCGTGCTGCGTTCCTCCACCGCTGGCCCCGCAGCCCTGGCGGCCACTCAGCTGCTCCTGGGGCGCTGGGACTGGGACACCGGGGCTGGTCCCCTCGAACAGAGCGCATAG
- the era gene encoding GTPase Era yields the protein MTPAQMPPQQEGFASFDENFRAGFASLVGRPNAGKSTLTNALVGDKVAITSSKPQTTRHTIRGIVHRSDFQLVLVDTPGLHRPRTLLGKRLNGLVIDTLSEVDVVGFCIPADEKVGPGDRFIAAQLTKLPHKRVIALVTKVDKVSREDLAEQLMAVDQLGREHLAQEGNQAGGFAEIIPVSAVEGEQTEVVVEQLAAMMPKSPPLYPEGELTDEPEAVMVAELVREAALEDVRDELPHSIAVVVEEMVPREDRPEDRPLLDVRVSIHVERDSQKAIIIGKRGARLKAIGTDAREGIVKLLGTPVYLDLHVKVTKEWQRDPKKLGRLGF from the coding sequence ATGACCCCAGCACAGATGCCGCCGCAGCAGGAGGGCTTCGCGAGCTTCGATGAGAACTTCCGCGCAGGGTTCGCCAGCCTGGTCGGGCGGCCCAACGCAGGAAAGTCCACGCTGACCAACGCCCTGGTGGGGGACAAGGTGGCGATCACCTCCTCGAAGCCGCAGACCACCCGGCACACCATCCGCGGGATCGTGCACCGCAGCGACTTCCAGCTGGTCCTGGTCGACACCCCGGGGCTGCACCGCCCGCGCACCCTGCTGGGCAAGCGGCTCAACGGTCTGGTCATCGACACCCTCTCCGAGGTCGACGTCGTCGGGTTCTGCATCCCGGCCGATGAGAAGGTCGGTCCCGGTGACCGCTTCATCGCCGCCCAGCTGACCAAGCTCCCGCATAAGCGGGTGATCGCGCTGGTCACCAAGGTGGACAAGGTCTCCCGCGAAGACCTCGCCGAGCAGCTCATGGCAGTGGACCAGCTCGGCCGGGAACACCTCGCCCAGGAGGGCAATCAGGCAGGCGGCTTCGCCGAGATCATCCCGGTCTCCGCCGTGGAGGGGGAGCAGACCGAAGTGGTGGTGGAGCAGCTCGCGGCGATGATGCCGAAGTCTCCGCCGCTGTACCCCGAGGGCGAGCTCACCGATGAGCCCGAGGCTGTCATGGTCGCGGAGCTGGTCCGGGAGGCCGCGCTGGAGGATGTCCGCGACGAGCTGCCACACTCCATCGCGGTGGTGGTCGAGGAGATGGTGCCCCGCGAGGATCGCCCCGAAGATCGTCCGCTGCTGGACGTGCGGGTCTCCATCCACGTGGAGCGCGACTCGCAGAAGGCGATCATCATCGGCAAGCGCGGCGCCCGGCTCAAGGCCATCGGCACCGACGCCCGGGAAGGCATTGTCAAGCTGCTGGGCACCCCGGTGTACCTGGACCTGCACGTGAAGGTGACCAAGGAATGGCAGCGCGACCCCAAGAAGCTGGGACGGCTCGGCTTCTAG